A part of Myxococcus landrumus genomic DNA contains:
- a CDS encoding Kelch repeat-containing protein — protein MTRGIFVKKWLGLGLCGALMTAVGAPSALAGAPVTGASRTTLSPWSSAPSMSRIRAHHTATRLPSGAVLVTGGRDWSSVTATTETYNAALNTWSASASMSLARSRHTATLLANGKVLVVGGAGPSTLSSAELYDPATNTWSATGSLGTARQDHQAVLLANGKVLVFGGYSPAALKTAELYDPATGLWTATGSTSVVAGKPSATRLPDDNVLVVSDNGVDTAAEVYDVSTGTWSRVADPPAFYGHAAVLLNQGAVLVTGQETGQYASGAWLFWPEDNAWEYVSYANEERRRSHSMTLLPSGKVLVARGTRNQMGGSAEIFDPANWTLHLGGYDSATQGHTATLLTNGKVLIVGGSSQEEPELYSSAELYSE, from the coding sequence ATGACCCGAGGGATTTTCGTGAAGAAGTGGCTGGGCCTGGGGCTGTGCGGAGCGCTGATGACGGCGGTGGGTGCACCGTCCGCGCTCGCCGGGGCGCCTGTCACCGGGGCCAGCAGGACGACGCTGTCGCCCTGGTCCTCCGCGCCGAGCATGAGCCGGATTCGCGCGCACCACACGGCGACCCGGCTCCCGTCCGGCGCGGTGCTGGTCACGGGCGGCAGGGACTGGAGCTCGGTGACGGCGACGACGGAGACGTACAACGCGGCCCTGAACACCTGGAGCGCGTCGGCGTCGATGAGCCTGGCGCGGTCGCGGCACACGGCGACGCTGCTGGCCAACGGCAAGGTGCTCGTCGTGGGCGGCGCGGGCCCGAGCACGCTGTCGAGCGCGGAGCTCTATGACCCGGCCACCAACACCTGGAGCGCCACGGGCAGCCTGGGCACCGCGCGCCAGGACCATCAGGCGGTGCTCCTGGCCAATGGCAAGGTGCTGGTGTTCGGCGGCTACTCCCCGGCGGCGCTGAAGACCGCGGAGCTCTATGACCCGGCGACGGGCCTGTGGACGGCCACCGGCTCCACGTCCGTCGTCGCGGGCAAGCCCAGCGCCACGCGGCTGCCCGACGACAACGTCCTGGTCGTCAGCGACAACGGCGTCGACACCGCCGCCGAGGTCTACGACGTGAGCACGGGCACGTGGAGCCGCGTGGCGGACCCGCCGGCCTTCTACGGACACGCGGCCGTGTTGTTGAACCAGGGCGCGGTGCTCGTCACGGGACAGGAGACGGGACAGTACGCCAGCGGCGCGTGGCTGTTCTGGCCGGAGGACAACGCGTGGGAGTACGTCTCGTATGCGAACGAGGAGCGGCGCAGGAGCCACTCCATGACGCTCCTGCCGTCGGGCAAGGTGCTGGTCGCGCGCGGCACCCGCAACCAGATGGGAGGCTCCGCGGAAATCTTCGACCCGGCCAACTGGACGCTGCACCTGGGCGGCTATGACTCGGCCACGCAGGGCCACACGGCGACGCTGCTGACCAACGGCAAGGTGCTCATCGTGGGCGGCAGCAGCCAGGAGGAGCCCGAGCTGTACTCCTCCGCGGAGCTGTACTCGGAATAG
- a CDS encoding LysR family transcriptional regulator yields MPEPLFDDLLGLACFARVVELRSFTQAATALGVSKSVVSARVSRLESRVGERLLIRTTRKLSVTNAGMEVYAHCERLLKEASAATRGASDAGRGALRINAPISFAQMYLAGPLARFLATHPGASVEVRLSDTLVDLVEERVDVALRISRLRDSTFVARKLTATSLVVCAAPAYLKRRGTPKHPDELARHDCLRYLHLRAEDEWRFHGPKGRIPVSVQGPLAVGNGTLLREAVAEGVGLAVLPRFMVDADLRSGRLVTVLDAFAPKPIGIYAVHAAGRSTPPLVRALLDVLASEFRSVEWT; encoded by the coding sequence GTGCCGGAGCCCTTGTTCGATGACCTGCTGGGCCTCGCGTGCTTCGCGCGCGTGGTGGAGTTGCGTTCATTCACCCAGGCCGCCACGGCGCTGGGGGTGTCCAAGTCGGTGGTGAGCGCGCGGGTCTCCCGCCTGGAGTCCCGCGTCGGGGAGCGGCTGCTCATCCGCACCACCCGCAAGCTCTCCGTCACCAACGCGGGGATGGAGGTGTATGCCCACTGCGAGCGCCTGCTGAAGGAGGCCAGCGCCGCGACGCGAGGCGCCTCCGACGCGGGGCGGGGCGCGCTGCGTATCAACGCGCCCATCAGCTTCGCGCAGATGTATCTGGCGGGTCCCCTGGCGCGCTTCCTGGCCACCCATCCTGGCGCCTCGGTGGAAGTCCGGCTGAGTGACACGCTGGTCGACCTGGTCGAGGAGCGCGTGGACGTCGCGCTGAGAATCTCCCGGCTGCGCGACTCCACCTTCGTGGCCCGGAAGCTCACCGCCACCTCGCTGGTCGTGTGCGCCGCGCCCGCGTACCTGAAGCGCCGGGGGACGCCGAAGCACCCCGACGAGTTGGCCCGTCACGACTGCCTGCGCTACCTGCACCTGCGCGCGGAGGACGAGTGGCGCTTCCACGGCCCCAAGGGCCGCATCCCCGTGTCCGTGCAGGGCCCCCTGGCCGTGGGCAACGGGACGCTGTTGCGCGAGGCCGTGGCGGAGGGGGTGGGGCTGGCCGTGCTGCCGCGCTTCATGGTGGACGCGGACCTGCGCTCGGGCCGGCTCGTCACCGTGCTGGATGCCTTCGCCCCCAAGCCCATCGGCATCTACGCCGTGCACGCGGCGGGGCGCTCCACGCCGCCCCTCGTCCGCGCCCTGCTGGACGTGCTGGCCTCCGAGTTCCGCTCCGTCGAGTGGACCTGA
- a CDS encoding DoxX family protein: protein MNRLFSSLSSNSPALAATLLRIALGVVFLAHAGAKYFIFTLDGTARFFVAHGFPGWMATPVFLAELLGGLALLAGFKVRWVALALFPVMVGALQSHLAMGWMFTNAGGGWEYVAFLLATLLTQALLGSGAYAVDNVLVRAQGPVAQTSAS from the coding sequence ATGAACCGCCTCTTCTCTTCTCTGTCCTCGAATTCCCCCGCCCTGGCCGCCACCCTGCTGCGCATCGCCCTGGGCGTCGTGTTCCTGGCCCATGCGGGCGCGAAGTACTTCATCTTCACCCTGGATGGCACCGCGCGCTTCTTCGTGGCCCATGGCTTCCCGGGCTGGATGGCCACGCCGGTGTTCCTGGCGGAGCTGTTGGGTGGGCTCGCGCTCCTGGCGGGCTTCAAGGTCCGCTGGGTGGCCCTGGCGCTGTTCCCGGTGATGGTGGGCGCGCTCCAGTCGCACCTCGCCATGGGGTGGATGTTCACCAACGCGGGCGGCGGCTGGGAGTACGTCGCGTTCCTGCTGGCCACCCTCCTCACGCAGGCGCTGCTGGGCAGCGGCGCGTACGCGGTGGACAACGTGCTGGTGCGCGCTCAGGGCCCGGTGGCCCAGACCTCCGCTTCGTGA
- a CDS encoding nicotinate phosphoribosyltransferase, protein MEPEAALLTDLYQLTMTEAYLAEGQWDEAVFSLFVRRLPSRRNYLVAAGLEDVLDTLEHLRFRAEDLEWLASLGRFSDRLLGWLERFRFSGDVDAMPEGTPVFAQEPLLEVRAPLPEAQLVETYLLNVMHLQTLAASKASRVVEAARGRPVMEFGLRRIHGADSGLKVARAAYLAGVDSTSNVLAGKRYGIPLAGTMAHSYVQSHDDELEAFRAFTRVYPDATLLVDTYDTLRGVQDAIRLAREQGEDFRVRALRLDSGDLLALSLAARELLDEAGLERVRLVASGGLDEDEVARLLARGAPLDGFGVGTAMGVSADAPSLDMAYKLVEYAGRPRVKLSAGKVLLPGSKQVYRQEEDGIARRDLLVRRGDVARGRPLLRPVMRAGQRLPGALPSLDDARVYARREVARLPLEVRALEPARPPYSVVVGDGLARARAHEAEVWATGP, encoded by the coding sequence ATGGAGCCCGAGGCCGCGCTGCTCACGGACCTCTATCAGCTCACGATGACGGAGGCGTACCTGGCCGAGGGCCAGTGGGACGAGGCGGTGTTCAGCCTCTTCGTCCGCCGCCTTCCGTCGCGGCGCAACTACCTGGTGGCCGCGGGACTGGAGGACGTGCTCGACACGCTGGAGCACCTGCGCTTCCGCGCGGAGGACCTGGAGTGGCTCGCCTCGTTGGGGCGCTTCTCGGACCGGCTGCTCGGCTGGCTGGAGCGGTTCCGGTTCAGCGGTGACGTGGACGCGATGCCGGAGGGCACACCTGTCTTCGCCCAGGAGCCGCTGTTGGAGGTCCGAGCCCCGCTGCCCGAAGCGCAGCTGGTGGAGACGTACCTGCTCAACGTGATGCACCTCCAGACGCTCGCGGCGTCCAAGGCCTCGCGCGTGGTGGAGGCGGCGCGGGGCCGGCCGGTGATGGAGTTCGGGCTGCGGCGCATCCACGGCGCGGACTCGGGCTTGAAGGTCGCGCGCGCGGCGTACCTGGCCGGCGTGGACTCCACCTCCAACGTGCTCGCGGGGAAGCGCTATGGGATTCCGCTCGCGGGCACCATGGCGCACAGCTACGTGCAGTCGCACGACGATGAGCTGGAGGCGTTCCGCGCCTTCACCCGCGTCTACCCCGACGCGACGCTGCTGGTGGACACCTACGACACGCTGCGCGGCGTGCAGGACGCCATCCGGCTGGCGCGGGAGCAGGGAGAAGACTTCCGCGTGCGCGCGCTGCGGCTGGACTCAGGAGACCTGCTGGCGCTGTCGCTGGCGGCGCGCGAGCTCCTGGACGAAGCGGGCCTGGAGCGCGTGCGGCTGGTGGCGAGCGGCGGACTGGATGAGGACGAGGTGGCGCGGCTGCTCGCGCGGGGCGCGCCGCTCGACGGCTTCGGCGTGGGCACGGCCATGGGGGTGTCCGCGGACGCGCCCTCGCTGGACATGGCCTACAAGCTGGTGGAGTACGCGGGGCGTCCCCGGGTGAAGCTGTCCGCGGGCAAGGTGCTGCTGCCCGGGTCGAAGCAGGTCTACCGACAGGAAGAGGACGGCATCGCGCGCAGGGACTTGCTCGTGCGGCGGGGAGACGTCGCGCGCGGGCGGCCTCTCTTGCGGCCCGTGATGCGCGCGGGGCAACGGCTGCCGGGGGCACTTCCCTCCCTGGATGACGCCCGGGTGTACGCGCGGCGGGAGGTGGCACGGCTTCCGTTGGAGGTCCGGGCGCTGGAGCCCGCCCGGCCACCGTACTCGGTGGTCGTGGGGGACGGGCTCGCCCGGGCCCGTGCTCACGAAGCGGAGGTCTGGGCCACCGGGCCCTGA
- a CDS encoding thioredoxin family protein, which translates to MFRCAACGAFNRVREPRPSGNPECGRCHRVLDLSGAPQEVDGEALDRAVVSSPVPILLDLWAPWCAPCRAAAPILDAVGKARAGHLLVLKLNTDQNPRTASALRVQGIPTFVVFSGGREVTRRSGVLPKPELERWVSDAVAAQGSTGATA; encoded by the coding sequence ATGTTCCGCTGTGCGGCCTGCGGTGCGTTCAATCGTGTGCGAGAGCCCCGCCCCTCGGGAAACCCCGAGTGTGGCCGGTGCCACCGGGTGCTGGACCTGTCGGGCGCGCCACAAGAGGTGGATGGCGAGGCGCTGGACCGGGCGGTGGTGTCCTCGCCAGTGCCCATCCTCCTGGACCTGTGGGCGCCCTGGTGTGCCCCTTGCCGCGCGGCGGCGCCCATCCTGGACGCGGTGGGCAAGGCGCGGGCAGGACACCTGCTGGTGCTCAAGCTCAATACGGACCAGAACCCACGCACCGCGAGCGCGCTGCGCGTGCAAGGCATTCCCACCTTCGTGGTGTTCTCCGGTGGGCGCGAGGTGACACGCCGAAGCGGTGTGCTGCCCAAGCCGGAGCTGGAGCGGTGGGTGTCGGATGCCGTCGCCGCCCAAGGCAGCACGGGCGCCACGGCCTGA
- a CDS encoding 2-hydroxyacid dehydrogenase — translation MRLAVFDTHRYDRGALEEANAQFGHALSFLEPRLTLQTARLAEGFQAVCSFVNDRVDAPTLEVLREVGVRLIATRSAGYNHIDLEAARRLDMRVTRVPEYSPHAVAEHAVTLVLSLNRHIPRAFARVRDWNFSLEGLVGFDLAGKTVGVVGTGRIGRVAARIFRGFGCDVVCFDVAPDAAFAREVGARYVPLEALFSAADVISLHVPLTPGTRHMVDAKSLARMKRGVMLINTGRGALIDSRALIDALKSGHVGAAGLDVYEEEEGIFFQDLSGQVLQDDVLARLLTFPNVLVTSHQAFLTREALVSIARTTLASVRAFERGEPLENEVRVEQVRPA, via the coding sequence ATGCGGCTGGCTGTCTTCGACACCCATCGGTATGACCGCGGCGCATTGGAGGAGGCCAACGCGCAGTTCGGCCATGCGCTGAGCTTCCTGGAGCCTCGGCTGACGTTGCAGACCGCACGGCTGGCGGAGGGCTTCCAGGCGGTGTGCTCGTTCGTCAACGACCGGGTGGACGCGCCCACGCTGGAGGTGCTGCGCGAAGTGGGCGTGCGCCTGATTGCCACGCGCTCCGCGGGCTACAACCACATCGACCTGGAGGCCGCGCGGCGGCTGGACATGCGCGTGACGCGGGTGCCGGAGTATTCGCCGCACGCGGTGGCGGAGCACGCCGTGACGCTGGTGTTGTCCCTCAACCGGCACATCCCTCGCGCCTTCGCGCGGGTGCGGGACTGGAACTTCTCGCTGGAGGGGCTGGTGGGCTTCGACCTCGCGGGGAAGACGGTGGGCGTGGTGGGGACTGGACGCATCGGACGGGTGGCCGCGCGAATCTTCCGAGGCTTTGGCTGCGACGTCGTTTGCTTCGACGTGGCGCCGGACGCGGCCTTCGCGCGGGAGGTGGGTGCTCGCTATGTGCCGTTGGAGGCGCTGTTCTCCGCGGCGGATGTCATCTCGCTTCATGTCCCGCTGACGCCGGGGACCCGGCACATGGTGGACGCGAAGTCCCTGGCGCGGATGAAGCGCGGGGTGATGCTCATCAACACGGGGCGAGGCGCGCTCATCGACAGTCGAGCCCTCATCGATGCGCTCAAGTCGGGCCACGTCGGCGCCGCGGGCCTGGATGTGTACGAGGAAGAGGAGGGCATCTTCTTCCAGGACCTCTCCGGCCAGGTGCTCCAGGACGATGTGCTGGCGCGGCTGTTGACCTTTCCCAACGTGCTGGTGACGTCGCACCAGGCCTTCCTCACGCGCGAGGCCCTGGTGAGCATCGCGCGCACCACGCTGGCCAGCGTCCGGGCCTTCGAGCGGGGAGAGCCGCTGGAGAATGAAGTTCGTGTCGAACAAGTGCGGCCCGCGTGA
- a CDS encoding universal stress protein: protein MTIVCATNFSDAARRACDVAAALARKSHVPLCLVHVLNPDSARAFGAALLQAAEAALGDEARRLARRGIQVEQELRTGEAAVEVMELARRRAATLVVTASPSKEAPFLSVGGTVDRLAQSLEVPLLAVRDAETLEAWAEGKRPLRVLLGVDRSAPFVAARDWVKGLREWGWVEVVGARVIWPDEEYKRLGLPRPMELAEVTPELFSVLDKETDALMAPLSVGGAVPRTVLESSLGRIADHLVQVAERERADLLVVGTHHRKALGRMWSVSHHALRLARMSVACVASHAALVGVDAPLPVFREVMVATDFSETGDRAVAHAFGLVPPGGVVHLVHVTEGAQVMESDQRRLLALVPREAELTGRHVKVEIVAGTKDVVTALVQTAERLAVDAVVLGTHGRTGLKRVVLGSVTQAVLGRTERPVLLVRPPSP, encoded by the coding sequence ATGACCATAGTCTGTGCCACCAACTTCTCCGATGCCGCGCGCCGCGCTTGTGATGTCGCCGCGGCGTTGGCTCGCAAGTCCCACGTGCCGCTGTGCCTGGTGCATGTCCTGAATCCCGACTCCGCCCGGGCCTTTGGCGCGGCGTTGCTCCAAGCGGCGGAGGCGGCCCTGGGGGACGAGGCCCGGAGGCTGGCCAGGCGTGGCATCCAGGTGGAGCAGGAGCTGCGCACGGGCGAGGCGGCGGTGGAGGTGATGGAGCTGGCGCGGCGGCGCGCGGCCACGCTGGTGGTGACGGCCTCGCCCAGCAAGGAGGCGCCCTTCCTGAGCGTGGGTGGGACGGTGGACCGGCTGGCGCAGTCGCTGGAAGTGCCGCTGTTGGCGGTGCGCGACGCGGAGACGCTGGAGGCCTGGGCGGAGGGCAAGCGGCCCTTGCGGGTGTTGTTGGGCGTGGACCGCTCCGCGCCCTTCGTCGCCGCGCGCGACTGGGTGAAGGGATTGCGCGAGTGGGGATGGGTGGAGGTGGTGGGGGCGCGCGTCATCTGGCCGGATGAGGAATACAAGCGCCTGGGGCTGCCGCGTCCCATGGAGCTGGCGGAGGTGACGCCGGAGCTATTCTCGGTGCTCGACAAGGAGACCGACGCGCTGATGGCGCCGCTGTCCGTGGGAGGCGCGGTGCCCCGCACGGTGCTGGAGTCCTCGCTGGGCCGCATCGCGGACCACCTGGTGCAGGTGGCGGAGCGGGAGCGCGCGGACCTGCTGGTGGTGGGGACCCATCACCGGAAGGCGTTGGGGCGGATGTGGAGCGTGTCGCACCATGCGCTGCGGCTGGCGCGCATGTCCGTGGCGTGTGTGGCCTCGCACGCGGCGCTGGTGGGCGTCGATGCGCCGCTGCCCGTCTTCCGCGAGGTGATGGTGGCGACCGACTTCTCCGAGACGGGCGACCGCGCGGTGGCCCATGCCTTCGGGTTGGTGCCTCCAGGAGGCGTGGTGCACCTGGTCCACGTCACGGAAGGCGCGCAGGTGATGGAGAGCGACCAGCGGCGGTTGTTGGCGCTGGTGCCTCGCGAGGCCGAGCTCACGGGGCGTCACGTGAAGGTGGAGATTGTCGCCGGCACGAAGGACGTGGTGACGGCGCTGGTGCAGACCGCGGAGCGGCTGGCGGTGGATGCCGTGGTGCTGGGGACTCACGGGCGCACGGGCCTCAAGCGCGTGGTGCTGGGCTCCGTGACGCAGGCGGTGCTCGGACGGACCGAGCGGCCCGTGCTGCTGGTGCGTCCTCCCTCGCCGTGA
- a CDS encoding superoxide dismutase has translation MPFALPELPYKKDALAPHMSEETFSYHYDKHHAAYVNNLNKLLDGKPEASKSLEEIILSSDGGVFNNAAQVWNHTFFWNCMKPKGGGEPTGDLLAAINRDFGSFAKFKEEFSTAAATQFGSGWAWLVADKDGKLAVTKTSNADLPMKHGQKALLTIDVWEHAYYIDYRNLRPKFIETFLNHLVNWDFVAQNLKAR, from the coding sequence ATGCCCTTCGCCCTGCCCGAACTCCCGTACAAGAAGGACGCGCTGGCTCCTCACATGAGCGAGGAGACTTTCTCGTACCACTACGACAAGCACCACGCCGCGTACGTCAACAACCTGAACAAGCTGCTGGATGGCAAGCCCGAGGCGAGCAAGTCGCTGGAGGAGATCATCCTGAGCAGCGACGGTGGCGTGTTCAACAACGCCGCGCAGGTCTGGAACCACACCTTCTTCTGGAACTGCATGAAGCCCAAGGGCGGCGGTGAGCCGACGGGCGACCTGCTGGCGGCCATCAACCGGGACTTTGGCTCCTTCGCCAAGTTCAAGGAGGAGTTCTCCACCGCCGCCGCGACGCAGTTCGGCTCCGGCTGGGCGTGGCTGGTCGCGGACAAGGACGGCAAGCTGGCCGTCACCAAGACGAGCAACGCGGACCTGCCGATGAAGCACGGCCAGAAGGCGCTGCTGACCATCGATGTGTGGGAGCACGCCTACTACATCGACTACCGCAACCTGCGGCCGAAGTTCATCGAGACGTTCCTGAACCACCTGGTCAACTGGGACTTCGTCGCCCAGAACCTGAAGGCCCGCTAG